A DNA window from Plasmodium brasilianum strain Bolivian I chromosome 12, whole genome shotgun sequence contains the following coding sequences:
- a CDS encoding hypothetical protein (conserved Plasmodium protein) — MGFLPYYIFFIVYSISSLCIKQRKPGLSRNNISFTLGVDKYKKLEVVSNAEDLISKLNFETKSQFVTSIYYSSLCSYCTKVSSFLENNENVHIAKVEDNSKIEELVKTDKPIVVLLKNINNKDNHLEKSSFYEELDAKGGKIQVPVLEVNDFMLFESDEIIKFYNQLLERVSKKKESTTPTEPATPTEPAAPTEPAASTEPTTPTEPAAPTEPAAPTEPTTPTEPTTPTESNKA, encoded by the exons ATGGGTTTCTTACCttactacattttttttattgtatattcgATTAGTTCCCTATGCATCAAACAAAGAAAGCCTG GATTAAGTAGAAATAACATTAGTTTCACACTTGGagtagataaatataaaaaattagaagtTGTAAGTAATGCTGAAGATTTAATaagtaaattaaattttgaaacTAAAAGCCAGTTTGTAACTTCTATTTATTATAGCTCTTTATGTTCGTACTGTACAAAAGTAAGCAGTTTTTTAGAGAACAATGAGAATGTTCACATTGCAAAAGTTGAagataatagtaaaatagaAGAATTAGTAAAAACAGATAAACCTATtgttgttttattaaaaaatattaataataaggaTAATCATCTTGAAAAAAGTTCTTTTTATGAAGAGTTAGATGCAAAGGGAGGTAAAATCCAAGTACCAGTACTTGAAGTAAATGATTTCATGTTATTCGAATCTGATGAAATaatcaaattttataatCAATTACTTGAAAGAgtgagtaaaaaaaaagaatcaaCTACCCCAACTGAGCCAGCTACACCAACTGAACCAGCTGCTCCAACTGAACCAGCTGCTTCAACTGAACCAACTACTCCAACTGAACCAGCTGCTCCAACTGAACCAGCTGCTCCAACTGAACCAACTACTCCAACTGAGCCAACTACTCCAACTGAATCAAATAAAGCTTG
- a CDS encoding hypothetical protein (conserved Plasmodium protein) — MNEQCYILPGEFGVVVQVIIGFVSLSILLTKFILEKPRRTFVKFIKDVIVILCGSTTLHFVNIFLCIFIFQYHILSYISKIDMDECSIYFIQIIIDASVGLYLEYKIFSLFKFLKFRKEYLYNNSSLSVYKPVDALSHYSSFVKFANNNNVQKYDDNKSNSNDDNRNNRVLFIGTYSSNLKEYVREENSSTFSSNNSKNEKGKDNNNNNKEVYENKIFKENYIFNTDNIVHNCTTYDEAGHAEQADDKVSRQHVEYDEKYGGHDKYEKYGGGNYEDYKNELKLLTDELQDEDVHIELNENMQFNEDEIIIYENKNSDMPKHFEEKYIDLNLFQSVLLWISVILTAKSISLLLFFLFSPIFNILVLHSVAHISDMRYKLLVVMIIVPFFFNFIIYFFTDCIIKRQYPHGNVSNDKI, encoded by the coding sequence atgaacgagcaatgttatatattaccAGGAGAATTTGGTGTAGTTGTTCAGGTTATTATTGGGTTTGTGTCATTGAGTATATTACTAACTAAATTTATTTTGGAGAAACCTAGAAGAACATTTGTCAAATTCATAAAAGATGTAATTGTTATATTATGTGGATCAACAACACttcattttgttaatatatttttatgtatatttatttttcaatatcatattttatcatatataagcAAAATTGATATGGATGAGtgttctatatattttattcagaTTATAATTGATGCAAGCGTAGGTTTATATTtggaatataaaatattttcattatttaaattcttGAAATTTAGAAaggaatatttatataataattccaGCTTATCTGTTTATAAGCCCGTTGATGCACTATCGCATTATTCttcttttgtaaaatttgCAAACAATAATAACGTACAGAaatatgatgataataagAGTAATAGTAATGATGACAACAGGAATAACCGTGTACTATTTATTGGAACATATTCATCTAATTTAAAGGAGTATGTAAGAGAAGAAAATAGTAGCACCTTCAGCtcaaataattcaaaaaatgaaaaaggtaaagataataataataataataaggaagtatatgaaaataaaatatttaaggaAAACTACATTTTTAACACTGATaatattgttcataattGTACTACATATGACGAGGCAGGACACGCAGAACAAGCAGATGATAAGGTTTCAAGACAACACGTAgaatatgatgaaaaatatgGTGGACATGATAAATATGAGAAATATGGTGGTGGAAATTATGaagattataaaaatgaactgAAATTGCTAACGGATGAACTCCAAGATGAAGATGTCCATAtagaattaaatgaaaatatgcaATTTAATGAAgatgaaataattatatatgaaaataaaaattcagaTATGCCCAAACACTTTGAAGAGAAATATATAGACTTGAATTTATTTCAAAGTGTACTTTTATGGATATCTGTAATTTTAACGGCAAAAAGTATATcattacttcttttttttcttttttcaccAATCTTTAATATACTTGTCCTACATTCAGTAGCACATATTAGTGATATGCGATATAAACTTCTAGTAGTAATGATTATAGTACCattctttttcaattttatcatatatttctttactGATTGCATAATTAAAAGACAATATCCACATGGGAATGTAAGTAACGACAAgatataa
- a CDS encoding hypothetical protein (conserved Plasmodium protein) codes for MNIFPNFFPNNHLHSVYEINVLNHFYVTLDISKFHWYIISLKDKVNYVKLFLSNYSLYVYVFADNNFIYAGFNEYKYVEIVNAKNIYIICANLGLGFPNQDIRTDFLHHINLNQLKNDYHFFNNENSHNNMKKKNENSKSTGQRGNSGLNAQKHEHTHTHTEIHTHTEIHTHRDIHINTRAQNEKWKKKEKKKNNIMNSSGENPKINEKRKNENNGVVNNEKSENGKEVEPEVELNVETQEDGGKDWGKNLSKDNKNKKNDNNIFADLIYGMNDTSKICANENCGGGMFDENEQSMHNYYENESTNTYIYIVTRNDYDIYNCVGVSGEIIKNEKNLDIYKKMYNMVDYSFIKFYLKNKTFNSFEKSKASKNGSQKNTGNSKDIQINVESKGKNVHQEENNKNSRVTNKCNTNNMDYKILGYNNIISESPLSNKKNEMKNITKAFLKMCKSSFFFSFFFNKIKYYCKTGIFKYLNRFSKVNKNTINLPLTWYTLLFFIKNVDFIRSKYSLKLSAYDIETNKIDGLFRGFVYINNHILGSFWITDDRESYENEINEEIKFEKIKKRKKGKKKFLNNENLVNIPLTRYMRIPTDWLVEGTNVVIIFDEYGGNPYKVEIVREVLHGGVYSLTKKEKYVNWLLFLFILCFIIFITYFFFKALHNHFKTKEEKEKNKQNYQNIIENIITHNIYVSSSYDDATEDTNTENIQNVSDFLES; via the coding sequence atgaacatttttccgaatttttttccaaataatCATTTACATTCAGTTTACGAAATAAATGTGctaaatcatttttatgtaaccttagatatttcaaaatttcaTTGGTACATAATATCATTGAAGGATAAAGTGAACTATGTGAAATTATTCCTGAGTAATTATagcttatatgtatatgtatttgccgacaataattttatatatgcaggATTTAATGAGTATAAATATGTTGAAATAGTAAAtgctaaaaatatttatataatttgtgcTAATTTAGGTTTGGGTTTTCCTAACCAAGATATTCGAACGGATTTTCTCCATCACATCAATTTAaatcaattaaaaaatgattatcatttttttaataatgaaaacagCCATaataacatgaaaaaaaagaatgaaaattcTAAGTCGACTGGGCAAAGAGGCAACAGTGGCTTGAATGCGCAGAAACACgaacacacacacacacacacagaaatacatacacacacagaaatacatacacacagagatatacacataaacacACGAGCACAGAATGAgaagtggaaaaaaaaagaaaaaaaaaagaacaatatCATGAACAGTTCAGGTGAAAAtccaaaaataaatgaaaaaagaaaaaatgaaaataacgGAGTTgtgaataatgaaaaaagtgaaaaCGGGAAAGAAGTCGAACCAGAAGTAGAACTGAATGTGGAGACGCAAGAAGATGGTGGGAAGGACTGGggaaaaaatttaagcaaggataataaaaataagaagaatgataacaatatatttgCGGATTTGATATATGGCATGAATGATACTTCAAAAATATGTGCGAATGAAAACTGTGGTGGTGGTATGTTTGATGAAAATGAACAAAGCatgcataattattatgagaATGAAAGTACaaacacgtatatatatattgttacgAGAAAtgattatgatatatataactgtGTTGGTGTAAGTggagaaataataaagaatgagaaaaatttagatatatataaaaagatgtATAATATGGTTGATTatagttttattaaattttatttaaagaataaaacaTTCAATTCTTTTGAGAAGAGTAAGGCAAGTAAAAATGgttcacaaaaaaatactGGAAATAGTAAGGATATTCAAATAAACGTCGAAAGCAAGGGTAAAAATGTTCATCAGGaagaaaataacaaaaatagtaGGGTTACCAATAAATGTAATACTAACAATATGGATTACAAAATTTTAggttataataatatcatttcTGAATCTCCATTGtccaataaaaaaaatgaaatgaaaaatattacgaaagcatttttaaaaatgtgtaaatcaagtttttttttttcctttttttttaataaaataaaatattattgtaaaactggtatatttaaatatttaaatagatTTAGTaaggtaaataaaaataccaTAAATTTACCCCTAACTTGgtatactttattattttttattaaaaatgtcgATTTTATAAGATCTAAATACTCTTTAAAATTATCTGCTTATGATATcgaaacaaataaaatagatgGACTATTTAGAGGgtttgtttatattaataatcatatattagGCAGTTTTTGGATAACGGACGATAGAGAAAGctatgaaaatgaaataaatgaagaaataaaatttgaaaaaataaaaaaaagaaaaaaaggaaaaaagaaatttttaaataatgaaaatttggTTAATATACCGTTAACAAGATATATGAGAATACCAACAGACTGGTTAGTTGAAGGAACAAATGTTGTCATAATTTTTGATGAATATGGAGGTAATCCATACAAAGTAGAAATAGTTAGGGAAGTGTTACATGGTGGTGTATATAGTTTAACTAAGAAAGAGAAATATGTTAATTggcttttatttctttttattttatgttttattatttttattacttactttttttttaaggcaTTACATAATCACTTTAAGACTAAGGaagaaaaggagaaaaacaaacaaaattaccaaaatattattgaaaatattataacacataatatttatgtaagtAGTTCATACGATGATGCTACTGAAGATACGAATACtgaaaatattcaaaatgtaAGCGACTTTTTGgaatcataa
- a CDS encoding glycerol kinase — MNIILSIDQSTQSTKLVFFNEELNVLHMNQLCHQQKCLKPGWYEHDPMEIIENVYKLMNEGLKVLKEKHKDVVVKCIGITNQRETFIIWDKYTGKPLHNALVWLDTRAEDMVVEFSRKYDNDYYQRKTGTYFNTYFSAFKILWLIQNNAEVKQKVDNGTVIIGNINTWLIYNLTKGKIYTDVTNASRTFLMDINTLQWDEKLCKMFGITNMSVLPEIKSNCFDFGLIKSEKVPDYLNVPITGCIGDQQSACIGQAIFNEGEAKCTYGTGVFLLINTGDKVVYSSCGLITTVCYKLNPDDKACYALEGSIGSAGAGVSWLVENNLISHPSEASDIMENCEDTGGVIFVPAFGGLYAPRWRPDARASISGMSFNTGRKHIVRSLLEGIVFQLNEIICSLISDMGIEMLHVLRCDGGMTKNKAFMQFNSDIINTKIEVPKYEEVTALGAAVLAGLGAKIWKDIDSVKRLLKNSELTFNCTMDKRKRGKKLLEWNQAVERSLLPL; from the coding sequence atgaatataatattaagcATAGACCAAAGTACACAGTCTACAAAACTGGTTTTCTTTAATGAAGAATTAAATGTTCTTCACATGAACCAGTTATGTCATCaacaaaaatgtttaaaaccTGGGTGGTATGAACATGATCCGATggaaataatagaaaatgtatataaactaATGAATGAAGGTTTAAAAGTATTAAAGGAGAAACATAAAGATGTAGTTGTAAAGTGCATAGGTATTACGAATCAAAGAGAGACGTTTATAATATGGGATAAGTATACAGGAAAACCATTGCATAATGCACTTGTGTGGTTAGATACCCGTGCAGAAGATATGGTAGTCGAATTTTCTAGAAAATATGATAATGATTATTATCAAAGAAAAACAGGAACATATTTCAATACATACTTTAGTgcctttaaaattttatggtTAATCCAAAATAATGCtgaagtaaaacaaaaagtaGATAATGGTACAGTTATAAttggaaatataaatacttggcttatttataatttgaCAAAAGGTAAAATATACACAGATGTTACAAATGCATCTAGAACATTTTTGATGGATATTAATACATTACAATGGgatgaaaaattatgtaaaatgtTTGGTATTACCAATATGTCTGTATTAccagaaataaaaagtaattgtTTTGATTTTGGTTTAATCAAATCTGAGAAAGTACCtgattatttaaatgtacCAATTACTGGTTGCATAGGTGATCAACAAAGTGCATGTATAGGACAAGCTATATTTAATGAAGGGGAAgcaaaatgtacatatggaACAGgtgtttttttgttaatcAATACAGGAGATAAAGTTGTATATTCATCATGTGGGTTAATTACAACAGTttgttataaattaaatcCAGATGACAAAGCTTGTTATGCTCTTGAAGGTTCAATTGGTTCTGCTGGAGCAGGTGTTTCATGGCTTGTAGAAAATAATCTTATATCCCATCCTAGCGAAGCAAGTGATATTATGGAAAACTGTGAAGATACAGGAGGTGTTATATTTGTTCCTGCTTTTGGAGGCTTATATGCTCCTAGATGGAGGCCTGATGCACGAGCATCTATATCTGGTATGTCATTTAATACAGGAAGAAAACATATTGTTAGATCTTTGTTAGAGGGTATTGTTTTTCAATTAAATGAGATAATATGTTCATTAATATCTGATATGGGTATCGAAATGCTGCATGTTTTAAGGTGCGATGGAGGTATGACTAAAAATAAAGCCTTTATGCAATTTAATTcagatataataaatactaaAATTGAAGTACcaaaatatgaagaagtaACAGCTTTAGGGGCCGCTGTATTGGCTGGTTTAGGCGCAAAAATTTGGAAGGACATAGATTCAGTTAAAAgattgttaaaaaatagcGAATTAACATTTAATTGCACAATggacaaaagaaaaagaggtAAGAAACTTCTGGAATGGAATCAAGCCGTTGAAAGGTCGTTGCTGCCACTGTAA
- a CDS encoding inner membrane complex protein 1f, translating into MLKSTTKSDRAKREQNRILLEKKLSKDSVTSTKFCDSSEDREGSSSTSSNVSLNILEKPNAIRTLDVNKTDSFLRDKKAHLKGGSNKLNKKNSQKLSKSITLDKVNDSNGLYNNVYVGKSKRSNIKLDESKISDKISSNKVEEYNDNNQEDNINKKIQRDNTNILHNIEENKKGNLGKLVLVNKSSDNSSPRSLSRTISFKDNLTSSENNLYCSSDNYNNSSYLYPDNRSKHYMNQVNYYNTTTIPSDILNSHPTNISSNLRSGNKARSHHNDIYLDAVKHNGLSPYAANNLNLYRGNNLISFANSLNSYGNNNFSPYSNNLNVHRVNNYFGTNANNLNDHFSTITNLHENRSNIAINEKLKNPAFYSSNNIEYTGNGEDMYNTVLDEKYTINCNLTNEMDFTNMYNSRTPIGSNSSTKKNIDSSNYVNNENAYSFDKTSYSTNNSNEYASPPTVTFGDIVERKNMYNNHKVSANVNLHNNSSNSNCGSSNYGSSNYNNSNYNNSNYNNSNYNNSNYNNSNYNNSNYNNSNYNISNCNNDNYSNTNYSNSVNNNYANGVVESIIKRKEAVRVRTAKDESSNYIIGDVIEKSNKTLKENEIIEKETLKKNDITVCEDVSSHTDYSRATHSSHIVDKRIVHEGFDTIKIPKYREVEIVEKIVEIPVVHKVNKYINKYEIKEVEKVVKKPINKYVETKIEVPELHFQDKIVEVPELQEIVKIVEKPEIKERIIYKNKIETKIIPKYIEVPVVKIVNKYESYDDIGEVIKTVPVKKIVEIPNEVIKKVKIPIKKMVEEPNYVPVIKYRDIPIEKIRYVPKIETVELVKNIPKIIDIPVPVKIPKVKIIDKPFYINKYVDKPVVVPISKIIKPIYKYEGKKVIEIPIHKPYIVTHDTVVPKHVENNMNHGRYAVYAKKVDLNSLDPVKRNELFNLVNRNNLNNVQRSMSADNFLSNRRIGDGYLADSFNITSEIGGSNNNNNNNNNNCHNNNNSNSYSNSYSNSYSNNGGGRGGMPLLNNFSKSGYDAEPGYFDHRAVNEGGVGIGSIRGNNNYSCGSRNFNNGNNVSNSSPLNFSKSLNSNLYMNNSPTFGSPKNDFYLNTQTNDMNMYNSNGTIDYGNENNSFYYSSSALEGSYDTREIGAGVGEDRSHNTLPQMYYNNDVNCEGKRNSDNYLSIPKNSFQASGSHGISINTNDMKDSGYMRHFSNSNNSLLERSKNFESQHKNNVMNKLNDVEYITKWQSNSRAIGQYNDYTDVNSKLHSMQDTNNTTCASRSRSPSVYSADGISAYVVEYVGDEDGRLGNSAVSNSLSSALPQEMGSNYSFSGTNGKREDCGMRNDA; encoded by the exons atGCTGAAAAGTACAACAAAGAGTGATAGAGCAAAGCGAgaacaa aacaggatattattagaaaaaaaattatcgaAAGACTCTGTTACATCTACGAAATTTTGt gATTCCTCCGAAGATAGAGAAGGCAGTTCCAGCACAAGCAGTAACGTtagtttaaatattttagaaaaaccAAACGCTATAAGAACATTAGATGTTAATAAAACGGATTCTTTTTTACGTGACAAGAAGGCACATTTGAAAGGAGGTTctaacaaattaaataaaaagaattcacaaaaattaagtaaatcGATTACACTGGATAAAGTGAATGATTCAAACGGATTATATAATAACGTGTATGTAGGAAAGTCGAAAAGATCCAATATAAAATTAGATGAAAGTAAAATTTCTGATAAGATAAGCAGTAATAAAGTGGAAgaatataatgataataatcaagaagataatataaacaaaaaaatacaaagagacaatacaaatattttacataatattgaagaaaataaaaaaggaaatttagGGAAATTGGTTCTTGTAAATAAATCCAGTGATAATAGTTCTCCAAGGAGTTTGTCTCGTACTATTTCATTTAAAGACAATTTAACGAGTtctgaaaataatttatattgtaGTAGTGATAATTACAACAATTCATCCTATCTTTATCCAGATAATAGAAGTAAACATTATATGAATCaagttaattattataacactACTACTATTCCCTCTGACATTTTAAATTCTCACCCTACTAATATCAGTTCAAATTTAAGATCTGGGAATAAGGCTAGGTCCCATCATAATGACATCTATTTGGATGCTGTTAAGCATAACGGTTTGAGTCCATATGCAGCAAATAATTTGAACTTATACCGTGGCAATAATTTGATTTCATTCGCAAATAGTTTGAATAGTTACGGTAACAATAATTTTAGTCCATACTCGAATAATTTGAATGTTCACCGTGTAAACAATTATTTTGGTACAAACGCAAACAATTTGAATGATCATTTTAGTACTATTACAAATTTGCATGAAAATAGAAGTAATATAgctattaatgaaaaattgaaaaatccCGCTTTCTACTCGTCTAATAATATTGAATATACTGGAAACGGCGAAGATATGTATAACACTGTTCTAgatgaaaaatatactattaaTTGCAATTTAACAAATGAAATGGActttacaaatatgtataatagtAGAACACCTATAGGTAGTAATAgcagtacaaaaaaaaatatcgaTTCGTCGAATTATgtgaataatgaaaatgcaTATTCTTTTGATAAAACATCTTATAGTACAAATAATTCTAATGAATATGCATCACCTCCGACCGTTACTTTTGGTGATATAGTTGAAAGAAAGAACATGTACAATAATCATAAAGTAAGTGCAAACGTGAATCtacataataatagcagCAATAGCAACTGTGGCAGTAGTAACTATGGCAGTAGTAACTATAACAATAGTAACTATAACAATAGTAACTATAACAATAGCAACTATAACAATAGCAACTATAACAATAGCAACTATAACAATAGCAACTATAACAATAGCAACTATAACATAAGTAActgtaataatgataattatagCAATACCAATTACAGTAATagtgttaataataattatgctAACGGTGTAGTGGAAAGTATTATCAAGAGGAAAGAAGCAGTAAGAGTCAGAACAGCAAAAGATGAAAGTTCGAACTATATTATTGGTGACGTTATTGAAAAGAGTAACAAAACATTAaaggaaaatgaaattatagaaaaagaaacacttaagaaaaatgatattacTGTATGTGAAGACGTTAGTTCTCATACCGACTATTCTAGGGCAACACATAGTTCGCACATTGTAGATAAGAGAATAGTTCATGAAGGATTTGATACAATTAAGATTCCAAAATATAGAGAAGTTGAAATTGTTGAAAAGATTGTTGAAATACCAGTTGTTCACAAAGTTAATAAGTACATAAACAAATACGAAATTAAGGAAGTTGAAAAAGTAGTTAAGAAGccaattaataaatatgttgaAACCAAAATAGAAGTACCTGAGCTACATTTTCAAGACAAAATAGTAGAAGTACCAGAACTGCAAGAAATTGTTAAAATAGTGGAAAAACCAGAAATAAAggaaagaataatatataagaataaaattgaaacaaaaataataccaaaatatattgaagTTCCAGtagtaaaaatagtaaataaatatgaaagtTATGATGATATAGGAGAAGTTATAAAGACTGTACCagtgaaaaaaattgttGAAATACCAAatgaagtaataaaaaaagttaaaatacctattaaaaaaatggtaGAAGAACCTAATTATGTGCCTGTAATTAAATATCGTGATATAccaatagaaaaaataagatatgtTCCTAAAATAGAAACAGTAGAGttggtaaaaaatatacctaAAATAATAGATATACCAGTTCCAGTAAAAATTccaaaagtaaaaattatagataaaccattttatataaataaatatgtagaTAAACCTGTTGTTGTACCCATTTCAAAGATAATTAAACCAATATATAAGTACGAGGGTAAAAAGGTAATAGAAATACCTATTCACAAGCCATATATTGTTACGCATGATACTGTTGTACCGAAGCatgtagaaaataatatgaaccaTGGAAGATACGCAGTTTATGCTAAAAAAGTGGATCTTAATTCTTTGGATCCtgtaaaaagaaatgaattatttaatttggTAAATAGAAATAACCTCAATAATGTGCAAAGGTCGATGAGTGCAGATAATTTCTTATCCAACAGAAGAATTGGCGATGGTTATTTAGCTGACAGTTTTAATATAACTAGTGAAATTGGaggtagtaataataataataataataataataataattgtcataataacaataatagtaatagttaCAGTAATAGTTATAGTAACAGTTATAGTAATAATGGAGGTGGTCGTGGTGGTATGCCTTTGTTGAATAACTTTTCCAAATCGGGCTACGATGCTGAGCCGGGTTACTTCGACCATCGTGCTGTCAATGAAGGGGGCGTTGGTATAGGAAGCATTAGGGGCAATAATAACTACAGTTGTGGTAgtagaaattttaataacgGTAATAATGTTAGCAACTCCAGTCCTCTAAACTTCTCGAAAAGCTTAAATAGTAACTTATACATGAACAACAGTCCTACATTCGGTTCACCAAAAAATGATTTCTATTTAAACACGCAAACAAATGATATGAACATGTACAATTCGAATGGAACGATTGATTATGGAAACGAGAacaattcattttattatagtaGCAGCGCTTTAGAAGGAAGTTATGATACGAGAGAAATAGGAGCAGGAGTTGGAGAAGATCGTTCTCATAATACATTACCCCAGATGTACTACAATAATGACGTAAATTGCGAAGGAAAACGAAATAGTGataattatttatctattCCAAAAAACTCTTTCCAAGCTTCTGGTAGTCATGGTATTAGCATAAACACAAACGATATGAAAGACTCAGGTTATATGCGCCATTTTTCTAATAGTAACAATTCATTATTAGAAAGGAGTAAAAATTTCGAAAGccaacataaaaataatgtgaTGAACAAATTGAACGATGTTGAATATATAACTAAGTGGCAATCGAATAGTCGAGCCATTGGACAATATAACGATTATACAGATGTAAATAGTAAATTACACAGCATGCAAGATACAAATAATACGACCTGTGCATCAAGATCTAGAAGTCCTAGTGTATATTCTGCTGACGGAATTAGTGCTTATGTAGTTGAGTATGTGGGTGACGAGGATGGGAGATTGGGCAATTCTGCTGTTTCGAATAGCTTAAGCAGTGCGTTACCTCAAGAAATGGGTAGTAACTATTCCTTCAGTGGAACAAATGGAAAACGTGAGGATTGCGGAATGAGGAATGACGCATGA